A window of the Brassica napus cultivar Da-Ae chromosome C5, Da-Ae, whole genome shotgun sequence genome harbors these coding sequences:
- the BNAC05G13610D gene encoding uncharacterized protein BNAC05G13610D → MAEESKQSSVSDDKTSVIGRSSKEEKQSKVHEKETHGKSEDINEKTRVDDVKGPGVFGRMKEEVEAIVDAVTPSKSSVDDK, encoded by the exons ATGGCGGAAGAATCAAAACAAAGCTCTGTTTCTG ATGATAAGACGAGTGTGATTGGAAGAAGCAGTAAGGAAGAGAAACAATCAAAGGTTCATGAAAAGGAGACTCATGGAAAAAGTGAAGACATCAACGAGAAGACAAGAGTGGATGATGTGAAAGGACCAGGTGTCTTCGGACGTATGAAGGAAGAAGTGGAAGCCATTGTCGATGCAGTTACTCCTAGCAAAAGTTCTGTTGATGACAAGTGA
- the LOC106448855 gene encoding uncharacterized protein LOC106448855 encodes MEDKYCMVSPHSPGGGGLLLTWKKDIDIIIRSTSHNFIDTTITNKGISFHATFVYGEPDHSKRIAVWNTLADLHPNANEAWFLTGDFNEIVDNNEKSGGPERSEGSFCAFRSFLSKLDLKAICKWSKEHQINSRKAIENLKDELETAMINPSPDEAYLHEINANLLQAYKAEEDFWRQRSRQVWLTLGDSNTGYFHAMSEGRKAKNRLSVLENDEGEPTFEEDQIAELICQYYEQLFTANQRMDSSLISSALEPQISSKCNENLMKDPTPLEIKEALFAIHPDKAPGPDGFSAIFFQSHWEVVGSSVVLEVQRFFSTGVLPPTLNHTHIRLIPKTSNAKKVADYRPIALCNVLYKIISKLLSLRLKTVLDSIISENQSAFIPGRAITDNVLITHEMLHYLKTSQAQINCSMAVKMDMSKAYDRVEWVFVSEVLQRLGFHDKWINLIMQCIQSVSYSFLINDTVYGLVKPYRGIRQGDPLSPYIFILCGEVLSGLCRKAGREGSLKGIRVARGSPRINHLLFADDTMMFCHSTPENCHALSKLLQDYEALSGQKVNTAKSAITFSSKTPQEVKTAAKSILGITREGGMGKYLGLPENFGRKKKDLFTSIVDRIRQCASNWSSRFLSKAGKLTMLQSVLTAIPSYTMSCFEIPLSLCKRIQSALTRFWWDSSSEKRSMCWVSWDNLATPKAMGGLGLRDIQIFNQALLAKLAWRILSVPDCLLARVLKGKYCHQGSFLTVELPSACSHGWRGIVHGRNLLRDNIGKAIGNGQNTSVWKESWISLDSNLKPFGPINEHNLDLRVSDLLTSDLQWNKQRIGEVLPELSEQIQALKPSKTGAEDIYIWQPLPSGIYSTKSGYNLAANTPRHAHPIADMGEFNWIKEVWSAKCSPKLRVFMWSIIKGAIPLGENLQRRGLLTNVNCTRCGEVETPMHIFFNCAFAQEVWQRVPLTTRPSIEANDNFQSMLVKFRQVSCLPPSGISSPVLPWICWSLWTARNKLIFEDKTLNPKEAMLRGLVSAREWIQAQGTITQKSRALPQGTRLRGEAGTDNSSTCNSDASWNVTTRRAGLAWIIATPTSTQTHDGSLCTENVKSPLMAEALALRSGLLAVASLDITSIRVYSDCQTLIRAIQNKLQIKEIFGIVSDIMQISSAFESISFSFVPRSENQKADCLAKRALISSVSALV; translated from the exons ATGGAGGATAAGTATTGCATGGTCTCTCCGCATAGTCCAGGAGGAGGAGGGCTCCTTCTAACCTGGAAAAAAGACATCGACATCATCATCCGCTCAACCTCTCATAACTTCATTGATACTACAATAACAAACAAAGGAATCAGCTTCCATGCTACTTTCGTGTATGGAGAACCTGATCACTCAAAGAGGATAGCGGTTTGGAACACTCTAGCAGATCTCCACCCGAATGCAAATGAAGCTTGGTTCCTCACGggagattttaatgagattGTGGACAACAACGAAAAGAGTGGAGGACCAGAAAGATCAGAAGGTTCTTTCTGCGCGTTCCGATCCTTTCTCTCAAAGCTTGACCT AAAGGCCATCTGCAAATGGAGTAAGGAACATCAGATAAATAGCAGGAAAGCTATAGAGAACCTTAAGGACGAGCTTGAAACAGCAATGATCAACCCAAGTCCAGATGAGGCCTACCTCCACGAGATCAATGCAAACCTTCTTCAAGCCTACAAGGCTGAAGAGGACTTTTGGCGACAGAGGAGTCGACAAGTATGGCTCACTCTGGGAGATTCTAACACTGGGTATTTCCACGCGATGTCTGAAGGAAGAAAAGCAAAGAATCGCTTATCAGTACTTGAAAATGATGAAGGAGAGCCAACGTTTGAAGAAGATCAAATAGCGGAACTTATCTGTCAGTACTATGAGCAGCTCTTCACAGCTAACCAAAGGATGGATAGTTCCCTAATCTCCAGTGCCCTCGAACcacaaatttcatcaaaatgcaATGAGAATCTGATGAAAGATCCTACACCTTTGGAAATCAAGGAAGCTCTCTTTGCGATTCATCCTGACAAGGCCCCGGGCCCTGACGGTTTTTCCGCCATTTTCTTCCAATCTCACTGGGAAGTGGTGGGTTCATCAGTGGTTCTTGAAGTTCAGAGGTTCTTCTCAACAGGAGTCTTGCCCCCTACTTTGAACCACACTCACATTAGGCTCATTCCAAAAACCTCAAATGCAAAGAAAGTCGCTGATTACCGTCCAATAGCTCTTTGTAACGTCCTCTAcaagatcatttccaagctTCTGTCACTTCGCCTGAAGACGGTTCTGGATTCGATCATCTCCGAAAATCAATCAGCCTTCATACCTGGAAGAGCAATAACCGACAATGTCTTAATCACTCATGAAATGCTCCATTATCTCAAAACATCTCAGGCTCAGATCAACTGCTCAATGGCCGTAAAGATGGATATGTCAAAGGCATATGATAGAGTTGAGTGGGTTTTTGTATCAGAGGTCCTACAAAGGTTGGGTTTTCACGACAAATGGATTAATCTAATCATGCAATGCATCCAGTCAGTCTCCTACTCTTTCCTAATTAATGACACAGTCTACGGATTAGTGAAACCTTACCGAGGAATAAGACAGGGAGATCCACTCTCCCCCTATATCTTTATTTTGTGTGGCGAGGTCCTCTCTGGTCTCTGCAGAAAAGCCGGGAGAGAAGGGTCTTTAAAAGGTATCCGAGTAGCAAGGGGTAGTCCTCGTATCAACCACCTGCTTTTTGCAGATGATACAATGATGTTCTGCCATTCGACTCCAGAAAACTGCCACGCACTGTCAAAACTCCTGCAGGATTATGAAGCTCTGTCAGGCCAGAAAGTCAATACAGCAAAGTCAGCTATTACTTTCTCTAGCAAGACACCACAAGAAGTAAAGACAGCTGCAAAAAGTATCCTAGGAATCACAAGAGAGGGAGGAATGGGCAAGTATCTAGGATTGCCAGAAAATTTTGGCAGGAAGAAAAAAGATCTCTTTACCTCCATCGTCGACAGAATAAGACAGTGTGCATCTAACTGGTCATCCCGCTTCCTCTCCAAAGCAGGGAAGCTGACGATGCTACAATCTGTTCTCACAGCCATCCCCTCCTACACGATGTCTTGTTTCGAAATCCCCCTCAGCCTCTGTAAAAGGATACAATCAGCGTTAACACGTTTTTGGTGGGACTCGTCTAGTGAAAAAAGAAGCATGTGTTGGGTCTCATGGGACAACTTGGCAACACCTAAAGCTATGGGAGGACTAGGCCTACGTGATATCCAAATCTTTAATCAAGCTCTTCTTGCAAAATTGGCTTGGAGGATCTTATCTGTGCCAGACTGTCTCCTAGCTAGAGTGCTGAAAGGAAAATACTGCCACCAAGGGAGCTTTCTTACGGTTGAACTACCCTCGGCTTGCTCACATGGATGGAGAGGGATAGTTCATGGGCGAAATCTCCTACGTGACAATATTGGAAAGGCAATAGGAAATGGTCAGAACACAAGTGTGTGGAAAGAGTCTTGGATCTCTCTTGACTCAAACCTAAAACCGTTTGGACCTATCAATGAGCACAACCTAGACCTCAGGGTCTCGGACTTGCTCACAAGCGATCTACAATGGAATAAACAGAGGATAGGAGAGGTCCTACCTGAGTTGAGCGAGCAGATCCAAGCACTGAAACCAAGCAAAACAGGCGCTGAAGACATATATATCTGGCAACCGTTACCGTCAGGAATATACTCCACAAAATCGGGGTATAATCTAGCAGCAAATACTCCTCGACACGCCCATCCTATTGCAGATATGGGAGAGTTTAACTGGATAAAGGAAGTTTGGTCAGCAAAGTGTTCACCAAAGCTAAGAGTCTTTATGTGGTCTATCATCAAAGGAGCAATCCCACTTGGGGAAAATCTTCAGAGACGTGGCTTACTTACCAATGTAAATTGCACAAGATGTGGAGAAGTTGAAACGCCAATGCATATCTTCTTCAACTGCGCGTTTGCACAAGAAGTGTGGCAAAGAGTCCCCCTCACAACACGGCCCTCCATTGAAGCAAATGATAATTTCCAGAGTATGCTGGTGAAGTTTCGACAGGTCTCTTGTCTCCCCCCATCAGGTATATCATCCCCCGTCCTCCCCTGGATCTGCTGGTCTTTGTGGACGGCGAGAAATAAACTGATCTTCGAGGATAAGACTCTCAACCCTAAGGAAGCCATGCTTAGAGGATTAGTCTCTGCACGTGAATGGATTCAAGCACAAGGCACGATAACACAAAAAAGCAGAGCTCTACCTCAAGGAACCCGACTCCGCGGCGAAGCTGGCACTGACAATAGCTCAACTTGTAACTCAGATGCATCTTGGAACGTTACCACGAGGAGAGCAGGATTGGCATGGATCATTGCAACGCCGACATCAACACAAACCCACGACGGATCGCTATGCACGGAAAATGTCAAATCTCCTCTTATGGCCGAAGCTCTTGCACTCCGATCGGGTCTCCTCGCCGTCGCATCTCTCGATATCACCAGCATCAGGGTCTACTCAGACTGTCAAACGCTCATCAGAGCAATCCAAAACAAACTCCAGATTAAAGAAATCTTCGGTATCGTCTCAGATATCATGCAGATCTCCTCGGCGTTTGAATctatctctttctcctttgttcCACGATCAGAAAACCAAAAGGCTGACTGTTTAGCCAAACGGGCTCTGATCTCTTCTGTTTCTGCACTTGTTTGA
- the BNAC05G13620D gene encoding uncharacterized protein BNAC05G13620D, with translation MAIKAGKVLRTASAASRKFLAAAHPAPSAVSPPGVTSSSAVGAFLGIMEVPRSTTDMLISKYIRLSQNRLTKKGDFTEEKLMTMLSGNVGISETVKLLDGRKTSADFSSPKSTNIPSIANPKKKK, from the exons ATGGCGATCAAAGCGGGAAAGGTTCTCAGAACGGCGTCGGCTGCCTCTAGGAAGTTCTTAGCAGCAGCACATCCGGCGCCTTCAGCCGTATCACCGCCAGGCGTGACTTCATCTTCCGCCGTAGGAGCATTTCTGGGTATTATGGAAGTTCCTCGCTCCACCACCGATATGTTGATCTCCAAGTACATCCGACTCTCCCAG AACCGATTGACGAAGAAGGGTGATTTCACTGAGGAGAAGCTCATGACAATGTTGTCTGGTAACGTCGGGATCAGCGAGACTGTCAAGTTACTTGATGGCCGCAAAACTAGCGCTGACTTTTCTTCCCCAAAGTCAACCAACATCCCGTCCATTGCCAatcccaagaagaagaaatga